The following coding sequences are from one Bifidobacterium sp. window:
- a CDS encoding glycosyltransferase, whose amino-acid sequence MTFPMDQKKYHVLYYSEGWGLGGIERFIINVIAHADRSSFDFDIFSTHTWDTSYDEVINELGAQRYTVFNNKKPNLCTRLLKSEKAWRELLLSKKYDVVHINTMNGMGFIYSSIAKECGIPISIVHSHNSRFGEGHERLKTLGHRIGKQLWSNSCDIRLACSQQAGQYLFDQDSFTVVPNGIDPPIFSFDNSSRQAIRRQYEIDEETLLFGSIGRLDTSKNPLFQLEVLSKIVKQNIKAKLMLVGDGPLVQQLRTTVERDNLENNVILAGTTTHPEDFLSAFDAISMPSKFEGLPFSVIEAACSGLPILISDSFDISTFPYSHITKLSLDNPEIWASTLLTTHRPSTQEREYGTNEIINLGYDISSTVKLLQTLYTTN is encoded by the coding sequence TTGACTTTTCCAATGGACCAGAAAAAATATCATGTCCTTTACTACTCAGAGGGATGGGGATTAGGGGGTATTGAACGATTCATCATAAACGTCATTGCGCACGCTGATCGATCGTCTTTTGATTTCGATATTTTTTCCACTCACACTTGGGATACATCTTATGACGAAGTGATTAATGAGCTAGGCGCGCAAAGATATACTGTGTTCAATAACAAAAAACCAAATCTTTGCACACGTTTACTCAAAAGTGAAAAAGCATGGCGTGAATTACTCCTTTCAAAGAAATACGACGTGGTCCATATCAACACCATGAACGGTATGGGATTTATTTACTCGTCGATAGCAAAAGAGTGTGGAATACCCATCTCAATAGTTCACTCACATAATTCGAGATTCGGTGAAGGACATGAGCGACTTAAAACTCTGGGGCACCGAATAGGAAAACAATTGTGGAGTAATTCATGTGACATCAGGCTAGCCTGTTCTCAACAGGCGGGCCAGTATCTATTCGACCAAGATTCCTTTACCGTAGTGCCCAACGGTATAGACCCCCCAATTTTTTCATTCGACAATTCTTCAAGACAAGCCATAAGAAGACAATATGAAATTGATGAAGAAACATTGCTATTCGGATCTATTGGGAGACTTGACACCTCAAAAAATCCTTTGTTTCAATTAGAAGTCCTCTCCAAGATTGTAAAACAAAATATTAAGGCGAAACTAATGTTAGTGGGAGATGGGCCTCTCGTCCAACAATTACGCACAACCGTCGAACGGGACAACCTTGAAAACAACGTTATATTGGCAGGCACAACGACCCATCCAGAAGATTTTCTTTCAGCATTTGATGCCATTTCTATGCCGAGCAAATTTGAGGGGCTACCATTCTCAGTTATCGAGGCCGCATGTAGCGGACTACCGATTCTAATTTCTGATTCATTTGATATTTCAACATTCCCTTACTCACACATTACAAAACTATCTTTAGATAATCCAGAAATCTGGGCTAGCACGTTGTTAACAACCCATCGCCCTTCCACTCAAGAACGTGAATACGGGACGAATGAAATAATCAATTTGGGATATGACATTTCTTCTACAGTCAAACTTTTGCAAACTCTATATACAACAAATTGA
- a CDS encoding glycosyltransferase family 2 protein: MGSVKVSVIIPVYNVDTYLPAFLESLSRQDCAGAEYIFIDDGSTDESGKILDDFQKKEHSFVVIHQSNGGVARARNKGLEIARGEYLCFIDPDDQISDDYLNQLLNYAKLYSADFIFTDTVNIDKGKLSLPREIEFPKTIRHIDKNAVICEPQLVFYELLKGTSVGLTVWAKLFNKKLFNENLFPEQRTSSDSVPCFTAISRAKKIIYINGPRYYYRVDRPDSLQNTLLPKDIADSVDVHLSLQRFIAVTYPNLNYMARMNLSKKLVQVSIKICLSSAIQNRHVEFEKYNRMLSGQIIAIWKSSQTFKEKINATIVRSGYYPTIIAIKAKQAVSSFRRSLLKN, encoded by the coding sequence TTGGGTTCTGTCAAGGTTTCTGTTATTATCCCGGTATACAATGTAGACACATATTTGCCGGCTTTCCTTGAGAGTCTAAGTCGGCAGGATTGCGCTGGTGCAGAGTATATATTTATTGATGATGGATCAACAGATGAGTCTGGAAAGATATTAGATGACTTTCAGAAGAAGGAACACTCTTTTGTCGTAATACACCAGTCCAATGGTGGTGTCGCAAGAGCGCGTAATAAAGGTTTAGAAATCGCGCGGGGAGAATACTTGTGTTTCATTGATCCTGATGATCAAATAAGCGACGATTATCTGAATCAACTACTCAACTATGCTAAATTGTATTCAGCTGATTTTATTTTTACTGATACCGTAAATATCGACAAAGGCAAATTATCTTTACCTCGGGAAATTGAATTTCCAAAAACAATACGTCACATAGATAAGAACGCTGTGATTTGTGAACCACAACTCGTTTTTTATGAACTCCTTAAAGGCACAAGTGTCGGACTAACAGTTTGGGCTAAGTTGTTCAACAAGAAACTGTTCAATGAGAACTTGTTCCCTGAGCAGAGGACCAGCTCGGATTCGGTGCCATGCTTTACAGCAATCAGCAGAGCAAAAAAAATAATTTATATCAATGGGCCTCGTTACTATTATCGAGTTGATCGGCCTGATAGTTTGCAGAATACTCTTTTACCTAAAGATATTGCGGATAGTGTGGACGTGCATCTTTCTCTACAAAGATTCATCGCAGTAACCTATCCAAACTTAAATTACATGGCACGAATGAATTTATCTAAGAAACTTGTACAAGTGAGTATCAAAATATGTTTGTCTTCAGCTATACAAAATAGGCATGTTGAGTTCGAAAAATATAATCGTATGCTCTCGGGTCAAATAATAGCTATTTGGAAATCTTCTCAAACTTTTAAGGAGAAGATAAATGCAACGATTGTCCGTTCAGGATACTATCCGACGATTATAGCTATAAAGGCTAAACAGGCTGTATCGAGTTTTAGGCGTTCCCTATTAAAGAATTAA
- a CDS encoding lipopolysaccharide biosynthesis protein: MNDFPGKSKRTEINFRKAAILQFASRYANVILQLVLTAILARLLTPNEYGVMAGVAIFTNLFGILGDMGLGPAIIQYKQLTKSDYGGLFVFSIILGIVLSVVFVALGFPISQFFNEPSYVSLCAWSAVSILFGTMNMVPNGILLKKKRFDIIGIRLIITTVIGGIVAIILAVMGAGTMALVWNINIVSISIFIWNVVSIKDEINLTDIVIIKPLKLVAKYSVYQAGFGIVNYFSRNLDHLIIGKVFGSVALGLYDKSYKLTSYPIQFIPGVLGSILQPYLAKYENDREKIYQVQMKLIFLLSSLGVVISFAFILCGKEIIYFFYGSQWLSSVPLFVILCASITFQMVNNITGGILQSAGRTDYLFRQGVVATTTMLGMLLIGSFTHDLNKLTAFITIGFVLQTISVAYYTTVKAFGHSIIEFFKPIVSALCPAVIIFIPLAVLKFHYMILAEHFLLSLLVFGLTFVAAYCLWLFCTGKMSIFASLWKSKSV, from the coding sequence ATGAACGATTTTCCTGGAAAGTCTAAAAGAACAGAAATTAATTTCCGTAAAGCAGCGATTCTGCAATTCGCATCTAGATATGCAAACGTTATCCTCCAGCTAGTTCTAACCGCTATTCTTGCACGCTTATTGACGCCCAACGAATATGGGGTAATGGCTGGCGTGGCTATCTTTACAAATTTGTTTGGAATTTTAGGTGATATGGGATTAGGCCCGGCAATAATCCAGTATAAGCAGTTAACAAAAAGTGATTACGGGGGACTATTTGTTTTTTCGATTATACTCGGAATAGTTCTATCCGTTGTTTTCGTAGCACTCGGATTTCCGATTTCTCAGTTTTTTAATGAACCAAGTTATGTTTCCTTGTGTGCTTGGTCAGCGGTTTCGATTTTGTTTGGCACTATGAATATGGTTCCTAACGGAATTTTGTTGAAGAAAAAAAGATTCGACATTATCGGTATCAGGCTAATCATTACAACTGTTATTGGTGGAATAGTTGCGATAATATTGGCCGTAATGGGTGCAGGAACGATGGCATTGGTTTGGAATATAAACATCGTTTCAATAAGTATATTCATCTGGAATGTGGTGAGTATTAAGGATGAAATTAATTTAACCGATATTGTAATAATTAAGCCGCTCAAATTAGTCGCTAAATATTCGGTGTATCAGGCAGGCTTTGGCATCGTCAATTACTTCTCGAGAAACCTTGATCACCTAATCATCGGAAAAGTTTTCGGTTCAGTGGCCCTTGGTTTGTACGATAAATCATATAAGCTCACTAGCTATCCGATTCAATTTATCCCCGGCGTTTTGGGATCTATACTTCAACCGTATCTGGCTAAATATGAAAATGATCGAGAAAAGATCTATCAGGTACAGATGAAGCTGATTTTTCTGCTATCGTCCTTAGGTGTTGTAATTTCTTTTGCTTTCATCCTTTGTGGTAAAGAAATTATTTACTTTTTCTACGGCAGTCAATGGTTATCGAGTGTTCCATTGTTTGTAATCCTCTGCGCAAGCATCACTTTCCAGATGGTTAATAACATTACAGGAGGAATTCTGCAGAGTGCAGGTAGGACCGATTATTTGTTTAGACAAGGAGTCGTAGCTACTACAACGATGCTCGGAATGCTTCTTATCGGCTCATTCACTCATGATCTGAATAAGCTGACTGCTTTCATTACGATAGGTTTCGTGCTTCAGACAATATCCGTTGCATACTACACTACAGTGAAGGCGTTTGGGCACTCAATAATTGAGTTTTTTAAACCGATTGTGTCCGCACTTTGCCCTGCAGTAATTATTTTCATTCCGCTCGCTGTATTGAAGTTCCACTATATGATATTGGCAGAGCATTTTCTTTTATCATTATTGGTTTTTGGTCTCACCTTCGTAGCAGCTTATTGTCTGTGGTTATTTTGCACAGGTAAAATGTCGATTTTTGCTTCTTTATGGAAGAGCAAGAGTGTCTAA
- a CDS encoding glycosyltransferase, with protein sequence MTNVGKPAWEYQRFSQNSQKILFTVSNLQIGGIQRVTSVIAGSLYNEGLNVTLLNTSFRESKYETLCPVINSALTPVTFVERSFRHLVEKIIPNLLNPFCVSKLYKVLKTNSYDTVILNPEFLFATAHIKKRFPHLRVLLWMHNNFDIYMNKYFVDQQTELCENVNAADGVICLEEYTLQRWSQYNQNCYLVHNPLTIQPSTQSANLDSKTIAFAGRLEIEQKGLDYLIAVAKSLPDGWKIAVAGSGNDAKEFTELVRVNDLSGKIILKGALFGSDLLRHYLNSSIFILPSRWEGFSLVSVEAMSLGLPVVAFDTPALREVTENGQFGLLAKSGNVQSLVEQISKLTVSRELREKYARLGISRSAFFSVSAITAVWERLLMPLQESRTNES encoded by the coding sequence ATGACAAATGTCGGGAAACCAGCATGGGAGTATCAGCGTTTTTCCCAGAACTCACAGAAGATTCTTTTTACTGTTTCTAACTTACAAATAGGTGGAATACAGCGGGTTACCAGTGTGATTGCAGGATCGCTATACAACGAAGGGCTTAACGTTACCCTCCTCAATACAAGTTTTAGAGAATCAAAATATGAAACATTGTGCCCTGTTATCAACAGTGCATTGACTCCTGTTACTTTTGTCGAACGATCTTTTCGTCACTTGGTGGAGAAAATCATCCCAAATTTGCTCAATCCGTTTTGTGTCTCGAAACTGTATAAAGTTCTTAAAACAAACAGTTATGACACAGTGATATTGAATCCGGAATTTTTGTTTGCTACAGCACATATCAAAAAACGATTTCCTCATTTGCGTGTATTGCTATGGATGCACAACAATTTTGATATTTATATGAACAAATACTTTGTGGATCAGCAAACAGAACTTTGCGAAAACGTTAATGCGGCTGACGGTGTCATTTGCCTTGAAGAATATACACTGCAGCGTTGGAGTCAGTACAATCAGAACTGTTATTTAGTCCATAATCCTTTGACGATCCAACCATCTACACAGTCTGCTAATTTGGATTCGAAAACTATTGCGTTTGCAGGCAGGCTTGAAATTGAGCAAAAAGGGTTAGACTATTTGATCGCTGTTGCAAAGAGCCTACCCGATGGCTGGAAGATAGCAGTCGCTGGAAGTGGAAACGATGCTAAAGAATTCACTGAGCTGGTACGTGTAAACGACTTGAGTGGGAAAATCATACTAAAAGGTGCCTTATTCGGATCTGATTTACTCAGACATTATTTGAATTCCAGCATTTTCATATTGCCAAGTCGTTGGGAAGGTTTCTCATTGGTATCGGTTGAGGCAATGAGTCTCGGTTTACCTGTTGTTGCATTTGACACTCCAGCTCTTCGCGAGGTAACAGAAAATGGCCAATTTGGGTTATTGGCTAAGTCAGGGAATGTGCAATCACTAGTGGAGCAGATCTCAAAATTGACGGTGAGCCGGGAGTTGAGAGAGAAATACGCCAGATTGGGGATTTCGCGTTCTGCCTTTTTCTCCGTATCAGCAATAACAGCAGTATGGGAACGGCTATTAATGCCTCTCCAAGAGTCGAGAACTAATGAATCCTAA
- a CDS encoding DUF4422 domain-containing protein: MSGVSEIKPQNLHKQISVVVATHKAYRMPSDPMYVPIHVGTELHPDVLPEMLGDNTGDNISDRNAFYSELTGLYWLWKNEQSEYKGLTHYRRHFATSSISRIFKKDRFDRIVGQSEVMELLGDHDIIVARKRNYYIESVYSHYAHTFHAEQFDVCREVLSDMRPAYLPAWDHLMESKSAHIFNMFIMSGSKFDEYCEYMFPVLFELERRLDPSKYDPFNARYIGRVSERLLDPWLETNGYSYSELPVLNTEPVNWVNKGSSFLLAKLGLKKYGKSF, translated from the coding sequence ATGTCAGGTGTAAGCGAAATCAAACCGCAGAATTTGCACAAACAAATTTCAGTAGTGGTTGCAACGCATAAAGCTTATCGCATGCCGTCTGACCCTATGTACGTGCCTATTCACGTAGGTACAGAACTTCACCCCGATGTTCTTCCTGAGATGTTGGGGGATAATACAGGTGACAATATCTCTGATCGAAATGCTTTTTACTCGGAACTTACAGGCTTGTATTGGCTCTGGAAGAATGAGCAGTCTGAGTATAAGGGGCTTACGCATTATCGTAGGCATTTTGCCACTTCCAGCATTTCACGGATATTCAAAAAGGATAGGTTCGACCGAATAGTCGGTCAATCAGAAGTGATGGAGTTGCTCGGTGACCACGATATTATTGTGGCTCGGAAACGGAACTATTACATCGAATCGGTCTATTCACATTATGCGCATACCTTTCACGCAGAACAGTTCGATGTGTGCCGTGAGGTATTGAGTGACATGAGACCAGCATATTTGCCAGCTTGGGATCACCTCATGGAATCGAAAAGTGCGCACATCTTCAACATGTTCATCATGAGTGGTTCGAAATTCGATGAATACTGTGAATACATGTTCCCCGTGTTATTTGAGCTTGAGCGCAGGCTCGATCCCAGCAAATATGATCCATTTAATGCGAGATATATCGGTCGTGTGAGTGAACGCTTGCTTGATCCCTGGTTAGAGACGAATGGATACAGCTATAGTGAATTGCCTGTTTTGAATACTGAACCAGTGAACTGGGTTAACAAGGGGAGCTCGTTTTTGTTAGCTAAGCTTGGTTTGAAGAAGTATGGGAAGAGCTTCTGA
- a CDS encoding trypsin-like serine peptidase encodes MSKTYSESGNVSITLADSEAEKVRNYWTPERKAAAQPAEEIVIDSAGEQPQPLKIAPANISAQPFSTGGKLFFTSSGQDKVASAEFCDDTRIALTAAHCIRNRDTGVWSENVLFERAYRYGTSAEEYTANTLTCREDWTVTKEWQWDFAFFVTNKPSPITPLPYALNMPFARVTQFGYPVAYDDGEVMQTSDGNITRNAIPDLSDSSNNARNSSTVGTVKMDNNPAGGGCSGGAWVGIGTTTVASLNSFHFTSDPSTEYGPVFGAEFQSLYAFTKARIY; translated from the coding sequence ATGAGCAAAACTTACAGCGAATCCGGAAATGTCAGTATCACCCTTGCCGACAGTGAAGCCGAGAAGGTTCGAAACTACTGGACTCCCGAACGCAAAGCAGCAGCACAGCCAGCCGAAGAAATCGTTATCGACAGTGCAGGAGAACAGCCGCAACCGCTTAAGATTGCTCCTGCCAACATATCTGCCCAACCATTCAGCACTGGCGGAAAGCTGTTTTTTACCAGCTCAGGGCAAGATAAAGTCGCTTCAGCAGAATTCTGCGACGACACCCGCATCGCGCTCACCGCAGCACATTGCATCAGGAACAGAGATACTGGAGTATGGTCTGAGAATGTTCTATTCGAACGAGCTTATCGATATGGAACTTCAGCCGAGGAATATACAGCCAATACTCTGACATGCCGTGAGGATTGGACAGTCACTAAAGAGTGGCAATGGGATTTCGCGTTCTTCGTTACCAATAAGCCTTCTCCGATTACTCCCCTGCCTTATGCACTGAATATGCCATTCGCTAGGGTTACTCAATTCGGATATCCTGTGGCTTATGACGATGGAGAAGTCATGCAAACCAGCGATGGCAACATAACAAGAAATGCCATTCCTGACCTTTCAGACAGCAGCAATAATGCGCGCAACAGTTCAACTGTTGGAACCGTAAAGATGGACAACAACCCTGCAGGCGGAGGTTGCTCAGGCGGCGCATGGGTCGGCATAGGAACAACCACCGTAGCTAGTCTTAACTCTTTCCATTTCACCTCTGACCCATCTACCGAATACGGACCCGTCTTCGGAGCAGAATTCCAAAGCCTCTACGCCTTTACGAAAGCAAGAATTTACTAG
- a CDS encoding ATP-binding protein — protein sequence MNTYIHRPIADVLLNAKRKVVILEGARAVGKTLMAESQLVPAGFSYETLADMNTFELAQHDLSAWLKSLNLPVIIDEAQRIPSLPLEIKETVDKIASQGIQFLLTGSAIISRSGLDGQDPLARRAQRFTMSPLTQGEFHHIPGSIVDDLWSAEPNTNFEQETPRAELYDLMAAGGFPEYSGQYPQYEEWERERLIADDIQTVLGDTILPDEKLDAVIAGSILSKLLCMPGGILNASAMGDSLALDRRTVDRYISIFIRRFLIHALPNIRTAPNRQSFTRSKIHPIDTSLSVQTMLSKGTDPLMSPVAYGNLLESFVINQIVPAIQWSQTHPDCFYWREPGNHPKEVDLVIARRQQLVGVEVKSSSTIKRDDFKGLAELAKDSRFLRGYLVYTGSKIMRWADNLWVLPVSALWNSAAFTR from the coding sequence ATGAACACATATATTCATCGACCGATTGCGGATGTATTGCTCAATGCCAAACGCAAGGTAGTAATTCTTGAAGGCGCAAGAGCAGTTGGGAAAACGCTCATGGCCGAGAGTCAGCTCGTACCGGCTGGTTTCTCCTACGAAACACTCGCAGATATGAATACCTTCGAACTTGCTCAGCACGATCTCAGCGCCTGGCTCAAAAGCCTGAACCTTCCGGTCATCATTGATGAAGCCCAGCGTATTCCATCGCTTCCTCTTGAAATCAAAGAAACCGTAGACAAGATAGCCTCACAAGGTATTCAATTCCTTCTTACAGGAAGCGCGATTATCAGCAGAAGTGGCTTAGACGGGCAGGATCCGCTGGCCCGTCGTGCACAGCGTTTTACTATGAGTCCTTTGACACAGGGGGAGTTTCATCACATTCCAGGAAGCATCGTGGATGACCTCTGGAGTGCGGAGCCAAATACGAATTTCGAGCAAGAGACGCCACGAGCGGAACTCTATGATCTTATGGCTGCTGGAGGATTCCCTGAATACTCCGGCCAGTATCCCCAATATGAGGAGTGGGAACGTGAGCGTCTTATCGCTGATGATATCCAAACAGTGTTAGGCGACACCATTCTGCCCGATGAGAAGCTTGATGCAGTTATTGCGGGAAGTATTCTCAGCAAACTGTTGTGCATGCCCGGCGGCATTCTGAATGCCAGCGCAATGGGAGATTCCCTTGCCTTGGACCGCAGGACCGTGGATCGCTATATCAGCATTTTCATTCGTCGATTCCTGATCCACGCATTACCTAATATCAGAACCGCACCCAACCGACAAAGCTTCACGCGCTCGAAAATCCATCCGATTGACACATCATTAAGCGTACAGACGATGCTTTCCAAAGGCACGGATCCTCTGATGTCCCCTGTTGCCTATGGCAATCTTCTGGAGTCTTTCGTCATTAACCAAATCGTTCCAGCAATCCAGTGGTCACAAACACACCCCGACTGCTTCTACTGGCGCGAACCTGGCAATCACCCCAAAGAGGTTGACCTCGTAATAGCAAGAAGGCAACAACTCGTGGGCGTTGAAGTGAAATCATCATCCACCATCAAACGAGATGATTTCAAGGGCTTAGCGGAATTGGCGAAGGACTCGCGTTTCCTGCGTGGCTATCTCGTATACACAGGATCGAAAATTATGAGATGGGCCGACAACCTTTGGGTTCTCCCCGTAAGTGCATTATGGAACTCGGCAGCATTCACTCGCTAG
- a CDS encoding DUF4143 domain-containing protein produces MQGPEKKIYDPIRVERTIQSLARNIAGEATNARVLAEVNSDVRSVDEKTLRADLDSLQRVFVYEPLPAWSVDVRSRSRLRKKGKIHFADPSIALASLKIGAERLMMQPQYFGFVFESMVVRDVRSLSSRDGGEVFHYRDDAGLEIDVAIDYPDTWAGIEVKLDSSQIPEAEEHLLRLKNHKVDTAKVGDPAFLAIVTATEYAYNAAFWCARYPLGVPREVANPIF; encoded by the coding sequence TTGCAAGGGCCTGAGAAAAAAATTTATGACCCAATACGGGTTGAAAGAACCATTCAATCTCTTGCACGCAACATCGCGGGAGAAGCTACAAATGCTCGCGTTCTTGCCGAGGTGAATAGCGATGTACGTAGTGTGGATGAGAAAACGCTGCGTGCCGATCTCGATTCCTTGCAGCGAGTGTTCGTGTACGAGCCACTTCCAGCATGGAGTGTAGATGTGCGTTCTCGATCTCGGTTGCGCAAGAAGGGGAAAATTCACTTTGCTGATCCTTCAATAGCCTTGGCGAGTCTCAAGATTGGCGCTGAGCGTTTGATGATGCAGCCACAATACTTCGGTTTTGTTTTTGAGTCGATGGTGGTGCGCGATGTGCGTTCGCTAAGCTCACGAGACGGTGGAGAAGTATTCCACTATCGAGATGATGCAGGACTTGAGATTGATGTAGCTATCGATTATCCAGATACGTGGGCGGGTATAGAAGTAAAGCTGGACAGCTCACAGATACCCGAGGCTGAAGAACATTTGCTGAGGTTGAAGAATCATAAGGTCGATACGGCGAAGGTTGGGGATCCGGCGTTTCTGGCAATCGTCACCGCGACCGAATACGCCTATAACGCTGCCTTCTGGTGTGCACGTTATCCCCTTGGGGTGCCTCGGGAGGTAGCGAATCCGATATTCTAG